ATCTAAAAACAAACAACCATTTGAACACATAACGTCACCTAATATTATTCGACGCAACAATAATTGACTGTGTTCAATCTCAATCGTAGTTTAGCAAATCCAACAGTGACTCAGTTTAATTTAGACCGTTAAAACCAAAGAATACTGACCAATTGAGCAAAAGTGAATGATGCTGATAACATTCTTAACCTTCGCGCAGAGCCCAAAATGATCATCGGAGTGTCCATCGACTCCTTTGAAACCATTGACAGTTCACGGGCAGTCATCGCGTCTTCCAAACGAACACCTGAAAGTTAAATTTTAATCTTCTTACActattgacaaaaaatgagAATGCAGAACGTACGGTTTTAAGTAATAATTATGTGCTCATTATTCCATTATATAAAAGATTACAACTTAAGCATTCCTTTCCACAGCTgttaaattcattttcctCACAAATTTCTACTAGCACAAATTCACTATCATGAACGATGAAAAACGTGTAGTACGTATTTCGGACATCCATTGCTTCAATAGtacgtaaaaatatacaatgtaAGTGTACATAACAAGATTAAAGTTCTGTTCCGAGTCTGCAGCAGAGTATGGCGACAATTTTTCAAGCATCGGAAGTTTAGAAAGCGGTACAATCGTGATTAATAAGCCGCGGttgaatttataaaaacttGTACTTTGGGGTTTCCATATGAAATGCCATGCGACCAATTTAAATTGGTGCATTTATTACTCTTTTGATGgttaattgtttgaaaatataaataaacaaagctTTGAACCACAATGACGTTTCTGTGGTATCTATCACGAGCTTATTAGGGTCAATAATGAAGGGGTCTTCTGATGAATTAGAAATATGACATTAACTCGGAAACATTTTAAGCAGGGTATGAAACCGCATCTTTTTCTGTTCAACTTGCTTTTCGTACGCATCTAATTATATAGTGTGAATCACGGTTAATCCCGCTTTTAATCCACTCATATCAATCCGAAGCAATATTATCggtataattgaaatatattcagCATCTAACGAAAGTTTTAGGCATAAAAAACTGactatttattaaaattaaaaacacaaaatattttcaacagttAGTTGAGAAGCTGTCATATCCAGCATAATGTTTATCAAGAATTGACTTCCGCTAGGTGAATCACGCAGTTTGataatagaaatttttcctcaGACTGTCAGCATCGCGAGTATCATATAgcatataataaaattgataatcaCGTAGGCATATTAGAGacgtgatgaaaattttcaaaatcatattCTCCCAAGGTACAAACTatgaaataattacaaatcacGTGTGAATTGCACACTGAGCTTGATCAAATTAACGACCGTTCAACGAGTTTAATAAAACCCTTCGTAAAAAATGGCACcagtagtgaaaaaaaacatttaaatcaAGCGAATGTTATAAAACCATGCTTCGCTTATAGTTTTATGAGACTCAGGAAGGCCAATGTTTGGACTCTTCTATAGTAAAGATTGAACAGTTTTCAATATACTGGTTTAAAGTAGCAAATATAATTTCAACGGTTTGTCCTTTACTCCTAATTCGAAAAGGTACCGTTTCCGCTTTTGGAGAAACACAAATACGTATCATAAACTGGGATTCTTACTTACTTTTGTATGGCCAATCTGAATCAACTGAAGTTATAACGAGAAATTAAACGTCCTGTATTCTACGTAAATGGCTCTGAATACTGATCCAAAGATCTGTCACCGTCCTTTAAAAAGCGTCATTGCCTCAGATAAATGTATTCATGCCAGCCAATGAGAATTAaacggatatatatatatatatcgctATCCTTTTACGAAAGATAAGGAAAAAGCGCTTCAGATTACATATCCCTTATTTGGTGAAAAGGATAatggaattttcaaatcactgGTGCATGGGTTTATAAGACATTGGTTATTCATGCGTCCGGAAAATATTGTTATACTTTCTCTCATTCAATTTACCTAAAATCCCAGGCTACATGTATAGCCACTATTTTCTGCTAATTCTCTAATATATAGCTTTGAGCGCAATCCCAGTTCGTATCAGCAAAATAAGCCCAAGCTCTGTAAAATTTGGCAGTAATCTCGCTGTTGATAATAATCGCTGATTTACACTAGATTATATGTGAcgacaaaaacaaacacaCTCATCATTATTTCTTCCACTTTCTTCCAATTTCTTAAAATGCACACGTGCCGTTTTCTCAGACTATTCTCCGAACACGCAGAACAATTTTGGACAGTTTCAAGACAGTATTTGTAAGTTGACACGATATATTCCCACGTGATACTTTATAAAGACTCTTTGTCTGAAAACGATCTGTAAAGATTGTAATCGAATCGATACTTTTCAAACTTACAGCCTCGTTACAACAGGTATACTAAACTTGCGATTCTCTCGATCACTTTCACCCTCTGCTCTTGTGGTTGAACCAATGGCTACTTCTACTGTTTTTTCAGTTTGAAACGGTGGCAGAGTGAAGATCCTGGAGTCATCTCGTCGTCGCAGCCCTTCTCTAACAACGTCACCAGATAAATATTCAGGCTACACGTTGAAGAGCTCAACAATATTTCTGAATCGTTGTGCACAGTCCCGTTATACAAGTTAAGAAGGAACTGGACGCAGAGATCTAGACCCTGTGGAATGTCAGGCACTGAGATTCTAGACCCTTATAATTTTCCTTTGACGACGGTATGCTTTTCTATACCTGAATAAACCCTCGCACGGCAGGGATCGAGGTTCCAGACCCTCTCAACGGTATCTAAAAAATGTTGTTCTTCCAGTTTTTGGATGCAGGGTCCACCGCCCCTGACTTATGTCTTGGGTACCGCAAGGTAAAAAAGCGTCTACTCATATCTCTACGTACCTGTTTCGAAGAGGGTAAGTATCCGTAATGGTCTGTTTGAAAGTATGAGCAAAATGACGCGATACATTGATCTCAGAACCTGATTGATACATCCTGTTTGAACGGAAAACCCAAATCGAAGAGTTCGTACACGTCAACACCGAGTACGTACTTATTAAAACTCTTTATTGTTTGGTAAAATTATCAATACAAGGAGAAACGATGTTGGAATCATGCGATTTGATCGTGGTTTTCAATCATTGAAATTACCAGACTGACGACACAAATTAACGTTCCACTGGTAGAGGAGGAAAaggaataaatattatacatacttcCTCCATGGATCAAACGTCGCAATGATTCTCATAAACTTGATAAATTGCATCCTTTAGGAATGATTAAGACGTAGTTATTTCtataatacattatatgtTAATTTCCTGATTTTCGAGTGCGGACTACTCGCCAAAGCTCAAAAGAATCTCATTCTCGTGACTAGATATAATACGAGAGCTCGATTACCGTTTACgtattaataatttatgtCCAGGCATGATTTCACGTAAGtgtaattggaaaaatttgttacCGCTGAAATCAGGCTCCTCGCTACCAACTACCAGTGTAGTGTTTGTACGAATAGTAGGCATCCACACCGTGCAGGACGCCGACTACCCCGCAAAGCATCTGTAAGAGTagttaaatttcaaataaacgaGCGAAATAACCGCagaagtaaatttttatttatttttttcaatcgacttCCGAATAAATTTGCCGATAAACTTACGTAGGCGGCGCTCATTGCTGGATAGACGTCAAATCCAGGTGTGAGGAGATATTGTCCCCAGAGGAACATCTTGGTAGCAAATGCCAAGTACGAGGCTGAGCTCAAGTAGAGAAAGGATGCGAGGGCGTTAAACATCAGCTCCTGAAATATCGGACAAACTGACAAGTTATTAATCAGCCCTTATTTCGACGGGGACGTTTTGcggaaaattcatttttcacttacGAAGAGGGACGAGCGTATCAGTCTGTACGATTTTTCGGACACGATGTAACAGGCCAGAAGTACCGCCGAGTTCAGAAAGCAGGCGGAACAAGTCGTCAAGGCACTTTCGTACGCCGAACCAATTGTCGCACTGTACCTCAGGCCGTAATTaatcaacaaatattgtatCAAGCTGCTGATCACCTGAAACAAGAATATCGTTATACGGTTTCAGTAACGCCAAAGAATGCAACAAATTTCCGGACAGATACTGGAATCGATATCCTATACAAATTCCCTGGCAGAAATTTCTTTAACTTTTTGAGAATACACTGTATAGTTTTCCTTATCTTTTCTTGCAGcaatttacaaaaatacgagatcgggaatctcgggagaaatgacgatttttaacaaaaaattcaatattcatcGAGACGCGGGCCGcgtaattacaaaaatctgCAGGGCTTCACATTCATCGAAATCAGCGTATCgcgaaaaaattctacaattCAAAGTGTGCAATTTTATGGTGTGTCAGATAAAACTTACCGCCTCGGCCACTTTCACCATGCCCGGTAAAGTCTTCAAGAATTCGATGTGTATGCATGTGCAGCATCGGCAAAAGCAACAAGCGACACCCCCGGCTCCGTGAGTTCCCGTCGACGCCATCCTGATCGTCGGTCCAGCTGCACCCCCGCCCATGGTTCACAGTTCCGTCCCGCAGTCTGTTAATTAAACAGCACGATGCTTAAACGTCGCATCCTGTGAATGTACATAAACATGCACTTGCGGATgcatgcgtgtgtgtataagTTTGCGTTCGTCGTATCGTCATTATGCTCCACCTTCTTATATTCTTATATTCTTATCAACTTACGTTCTTTCTTTGAGTGCGCAATGGGCGTGTGTGCGAAAGTGCCGGCGGTAAGTCAAGGATTTCACAAAAACGCAAGCGCAAACTGCGCAATATTTTCGGTGAATATTGTCGAACAGCGCTCTTGAGCTGCAGACTCTCGACTCAAAAGTCGGGATCGTTAACCCCTGGAGCAACAGTTTATTTCTGTCCGTAAATTGTTATCGCGACACTTGAAGTCACCAATGCTCTGCGattctttcgaaaaaattgcgTGTAGCTGCTAACAATAAGATTACTTGATTTATCAAACCGGGGTTCCTCTACATTCTATCCTATACGAAATCGATGACAAACGGATCAGCGGTTCTTACAACGGATATCGATCCACGTGCAACCGATCAATTTCAGAACCATCGGCGTGAATCGGATCGTTTCTTATGGATTATAATCAAGCAGAGAACATTACCTATAGATTGTTTTACGCCACGGCAATGCAGCTGTACCTAAATTCCCTGCACGTGAGTCAGAAAGAAATATGAAGAGTCCGATTGGTACTTCCGGAAAGCACGAGTTCCCAGGAATCTGTTTATCGAGTGATACGATGAATttggaaatggaaattttaatGGAACGACAGGAAGAGATCCCTCGGGACGAATGTTCACTGTTAAGAGTTCGCTACAGACTGTAGAAGATTCTGTACCCGCAATGCATGAACGGCGCCCCCCGCGTGGTACGAGACCTCAGAGGGTCGTTGTCTATTTTCGGCACGCGCCACAGGAAATTATGGCGGATCGACGATGCAGATGCCTATGGAGAAAAAGTGTCAACGGAATGTCGT
The sequence above is drawn from the Neodiprion pinetum isolate iyNeoPine1 chromosome 2, iyNeoPine1.2, whole genome shotgun sequence genome and encodes:
- the sing gene encoding protein singles bar; translated protein: MGGGAAGPTIRMASTGTHGAGGVACCFCRCCTCIHIEFLKTLPGMVKVAEAVISSLIQYLLINYGLRYSATIGSAYESALTTCSACFLNSAVLLACYIVSEKSYRLIRSSLFELMFNALASFLYLSSASYLAFATKMFLWGQYLLTPGFDVYPAMSAAYMLCGVVGVLHGVDAYYSYKHYTGSW